A part of Olleya sp. Bg11-27 genomic DNA contains:
- a CDS encoding exonuclease domain-containing protein produces the protein MIYTIIDVETSGAKNKITEISIFKYDGTQVIDEFTSLVNPEVYIPDFITSLTGIDNATVADAPTFAEVADAILAITEGTTFVAHNVNFDYNVIRNEFKALSIEFNRKKLCTVRLSRQLLPGHKSYSLGKLCKALDITIVDRHRARGDAEATVVLFEILLNQEAAETVFTDFLKKSSKEATLPSHLPTTVFNNLPDTAGIYYFKNKKGDIIYIGKAKAIKKRVLSHFYSKAQKSLDLCRNTADIDFEQSGSELIALLMEDAAIKQHYPEYNVVSKRAPKAYAIFSYEDRQGIKHLAYNTLKATPNSIQIFSSITECRQYLEKICAQFELCPKFCHLQDGVTQCSHYKITTCKGICANEETVTAYNLRVTSAITQTMENKKDLVLQKQGRHNAETAFVLIKDSTYLGYGFIDNSEQINSPDDLEPFLIPQKDNLDVQKILRTALRTQ, from the coding sequence ATGATATATACTATTATTGATGTTGAAACTAGTGGCGCTAAAAATAAGATCACTGAAATTTCAATTTTTAAATATGATGGCACACAGGTTATTGACGAGTTTACCTCGCTTGTTAACCCAGAAGTATACATCCCAGATTTTATTACGTCTTTAACAGGCATTGATAATGCTACAGTTGCGGATGCCCCTACTTTTGCCGAAGTCGCAGATGCTATTTTAGCGATAACTGAAGGCACAACCTTTGTTGCACATAATGTTAACTTTGACTATAATGTTATTAGAAATGAATTTAAGGCTTTGAGTATTGAATTCAATCGAAAAAAATTATGTACCGTTAGATTATCACGACAGTTGCTACCTGGTCATAAATCGTATAGCTTAGGAAAACTTTGCAAGGCGTTAGACATTACTATTGTAGACAGACACAGAGCTAGAGGCGATGCGGAAGCTACTGTTGTTTTATTTGAAATACTACTTAATCAGGAAGCAGCAGAAACCGTTTTTACTGATTTCTTAAAAAAATCGTCTAAAGAAGCCACTTTACCCTCTCATTTACCGACTACTGTTTTTAATAATTTACCTGATACCGCAGGAATCTATTATTTTAAAAACAAAAAAGGCGACATTATATATATTGGAAAAGCAAAAGCCATTAAAAAACGTGTTTTGAGTCATTTTTATAGCAAAGCACAAAAATCTCTAGACCTTTGTCGTAATACTGCTGATATCGATTTTGAGCAATCCGGAAGCGAGCTCATTGCCTTGCTTATGGAAGACGCTGCCATAAAACAGCACTATCCAGAATATAACGTTGTATCAAAACGCGCGCCTAAAGCCTATGCTATATTTAGTTACGAAGATAGACAAGGCATAAAACATCTAGCGTACAACACCTTAAAAGCGACACCCAATAGTATCCAAATCTTTTCAAGTATTACCGAATGCCGACAGTATTTAGAAAAAATATGTGCTCAGTTTGAATTATGTCCAAAATTTTGTCATTTACAAGATGGCGTTACACAATGTTCTCATTATAAAATAACGACTTGTAAAGGGATTTGCGCTAATGAAGAAACCGTAACTGCTTATAATCTACGTGTTACCTCAGCCATAACACAAACCATGGAAAACAAAAAAGACCTGGTTTTACAAAAGCAAGGCAGACATAACGCTGAAACCGCTTTTGTGCTAATTAAAGACAGCACGTATTTAGGTTATGGGTTTATTGATAACTCAGAACAAATTAACAGCCCAGACGATTTAGAACCGTTTTTGATTCCGCAAAAAGATAATTTAGATGTACAGAAAATATTGAGAACAGCATTGCGAACGCAGTAA
- a CDS encoding DNA polymerase III subunit alpha — MYLNCHSYYSLRFGTFSETDLLDLAEANAMEVVALTDINNTSACLNFVRHAKKRNIKPVIGIDFRTGAQQHFVGLAKNNQGFKALNAFLSQHSEQKLQLPDVAPPLANVFIIYPFENVLQLNKKTFADHEFIGVSITDLRKLRFSTLKEQQHKIVLLQPVTVRDKKDFNAHRLLRAIDNNTLLSKLEKTEECNPLDTMWSLEQLNIAVAEFPFILKNTKALLDQCEVEFGFDDQRDSQNQKLYTDSFENDCILLEQLCRDGLPKRYANPSPKVHARLKTELDTIKSMQFVSFFLINHDIVSYAKSKGYFHVGRGSGANSIVAYIIGITDVDPIELDLYFERFINPFRASPPDFDIDFSWKDRDDVTAYIFRRFKHTALLATYNTFKYRAVVRELGKVFGLPKEDIDKLSKNSYTASSLDDISKLVLKYGKLIEGFPNHLSVHSAGILILEHPVHCYSATDLPPKGYPTVQFDMNIAEDVGVFKFDILGQRGLAKIKEALEIIAENRPELPPIDITNVAAFKTDPKINNLLKSGGAIGAYYVESPAMRGLMQQLQTQDYLGLVAASSIIRPGVSGSGMKDEFIKRHRTPEKRKEAHPVLYNIMPETYGVMVYQEDVLKVANQFADLTLGEADVLRRGMSGKYRSLKEFEAVEEKFIANCRKKGYADDLIFEVWNQIKSFAGYAFAKGHSASYAVESYQSLYLKCYFPLEFMTAVLNNGGGFYSAEHYFHEARQQGATICLPCVNTSDHPNRLIDTSIYLGLGYLKSLEAYTIKRLLTERQLHGPFKSLDDFIDRIVISIEQLTILIRSNAFRFTNIPKVELLWKAIFKLNAKGKDTIQSKLFKTEHKQFTLPKLDNNWIENAYDEMELIGFPLCNYFDLVSEPMEGDVLASQMHLFVNKTILIYGNLVTTRFNKTSQGKLMRLSTFVDKNGAYFDAVHFTNVVHQFPINGLGVYACYGKITDRFGFYSMSVVWSRKLSVVQDPRNS; from the coding sequence ATGTATTTAAACTGTCACTCATATTATTCTTTGCGTTTTGGAACATTTTCTGAAACCGATCTATTAGATTTAGCAGAAGCTAACGCTATGGAAGTTGTGGCGTTGACGGATATTAACAATACCTCGGCGTGTTTAAACTTTGTGCGTCATGCTAAAAAGCGCAATATTAAGCCTGTAATTGGTATTGATTTTAGGACTGGTGCACAACAGCATTTTGTAGGTCTAGCCAAAAATAATCAAGGATTTAAAGCTTTAAACGCCTTTTTGTCGCAACATTCTGAACAAAAATTACAATTACCAGATGTGGCACCACCACTTGCTAATGTGTTTATTATTTATCCTTTTGAAAACGTCTTACAATTAAATAAAAAAACGTTTGCTGACCACGAGTTTATTGGGGTGTCTATTACCGATTTGCGGAAGCTTAGATTTTCGACCTTAAAAGAACAACAACATAAAATTGTCTTATTGCAGCCCGTAACGGTAAGAGATAAAAAGGATTTTAATGCCCACCGGTTATTAAGAGCTATAGATAATAACACGCTATTAAGTAAACTGGAAAAAACGGAGGAATGTAATCCTTTGGATACAATGTGGTCTTTAGAACAATTAAATATAGCTGTAGCTGAATTTCCTTTTATCCTAAAGAATACAAAAGCGTTGCTAGACCAATGTGAGGTTGAGTTTGGTTTTGACGATCAAAGAGACTCCCAAAACCAGAAATTATACACAGACTCGTTTGAAAATGATTGTATCCTATTAGAACAATTGTGTCGGGACGGTTTACCAAAACGGTATGCTAATCCATCACCAAAAGTACATGCGCGTTTAAAAACAGAATTGGATACCATCAAATCCATGCAATTTGTATCCTTTTTTCTTATTAATCATGACATTGTATCCTATGCCAAAAGCAAAGGCTATTTTCATGTGGGTAGAGGTAGTGGTGCCAATAGTATTGTAGCGTATATTATTGGGATTACAGATGTAGATCCCATTGAGCTAGATTTGTATTTTGAACGCTTTATCAACCCTTTTAGGGCGTCTCCACCAGATTTTGATATCGATTTTTCTTGGAAGGATAGGGACGATGTGACCGCCTATATTTTCAGAAGATTTAAGCATACCGCATTATTAGCAACCTATAACACGTTTAAATATAGAGCGGTTGTTAGAGAGTTAGGTAAGGTGTTCGGTTTACCGAAAGAAGACATCGACAAACTCAGTAAAAACAGTTACACGGCTTCTAGTTTAGACGATATTTCAAAATTGGTTTTAAAATATGGGAAGTTAATTGAAGGCTTTCCAAACCATTTAAGCGTGCATTCCGCCGGAATCTTAATTTTAGAGCATCCCGTACATTGTTATTCGGCAACAGATTTACCACCAAAAGGCTATCCTACAGTACAGTTTGATATGAATATTGCCGAAGATGTCGGTGTGTTTAAATTTGATATTTTAGGACAACGTGGTTTAGCAAAAATTAAAGAAGCGCTAGAAATTATTGCAGAAAACAGACCGGAATTACCACCAATAGATATTACCAATGTAGCTGCTTTTAAAACAGATCCAAAAATTAATAATCTATTAAAATCAGGAGGTGCTATTGGCGCGTATTATGTAGAGTCTCCTGCAATGCGCGGGCTAATGCAACAATTACAAACGCAAGACTATTTAGGTTTAGTAGCAGCAAGTTCTATAATCAGACCTGGTGTATCGGGGTCGGGGATGAAAGACGAGTTTATTAAACGCCATCGGACGCCAGAAAAACGAAAAGAGGCACATCCCGTATTGTACAATATTATGCCGGAAACCTATGGGGTGATGGTTTATCAAGAGGATGTGTTGAAGGTGGCTAATCAGTTTGCAGATTTAACTTTAGGCGAAGCAGATGTGCTTAGACGTGGTATGAGCGGTAAGTATAGATCCTTAAAAGAATTTGAAGCTGTTGAAGAAAAATTTATTGCTAATTGTAGAAAAAAAGGATATGCTGACGACTTGATTTTTGAAGTCTGGAACCAAATTAAAAGCTTTGCTGGTTACGCGTTCGCGAAAGGACATTCGGCGTCTTATGCTGTAGAAAGTTATCAGAGTTTGTATTTAAAATGCTATTTTCCATTAGAGTTTATGACTGCTGTACTTAATAATGGTGGTGGTTTTTATAGTGCAGAACATTATTTTCATGAAGCTAGGCAACAGGGCGCAACCATTTGCTTGCCTTGTGTAAATACTAGTGATCATCCCAATAGGTTGATTGATACCTCCATTTATTTAGGATTGGGGTATTTGAAAAGCTTGGAAGCTTATACCATTAAACGCCTATTAACGGAACGACAGTTGCACGGACCGTTTAAATCTTTAGACGATTTTATTGATAGAATTGTTATTAGTATCGAACAACTCACCATTTTAATTAGAAGTAATGCCTTTAGATTTACCAATATCCCTAAAGTAGAATTACTTTGGAAAGCTATTTTTAAATTGAATGCCAAAGGAAAAGACACCATACAATCCAAACTGTTTAAAACGGAGCATAAACAATTTACCCTACCAAAATTAGATAATAATTGGATTGAAAATGCTTATGACGAAATGGAATTAATTGGATTCCCGTTATGTAATTATTTTGATTTAGTAAGTGAGCCCATGGAAGGCGATGTGTTGGCCTCGCAAATGCATCTGTTTGTTAATAAAACAATACTTATTTACGGAAACCTGGTCACCACACGTTTTAATAAAACGTCACAAGGCAAATTGATGCGCCTAAGTACATTTGTCGATAAAAACGGAGCCTATTTTGATGCAGTACACTTTACAAATGTGGTCCATCAATTCCCCATTAATGGGCTAGGGGTTTATGCGTGTTATGGTAAAATAACGGATAGATTCGGTTTTTATAGTATGAGTGTGGTTTGGAGTCGGAAACTTTCAGTAGTACAAGATCCTAGAAACAGTTAA
- a CDS encoding Crp/Fnr family transcriptional regulator — protein MSGLTKYWFLEGFNLFKKLGMTAMMEMCETLEMENIDKGAPISSSNRTSKSIFFLKKGTVKIVNTANDTVKDVVKRGNIFGELVLYDQEAAKQEVAYALEDCIICYIESERMEVLIEKHKSLKNGVLKIYGLRIKKLERRLHDLLYKDSSARIKDFIIDYLNEFGEKDDTGKRVAKNILTHKDIANLTNTSRQTVSNVMSIMRKEGMIFYDANTISK, from the coding sequence ATGAGTGGATTAACAAAATATTGGTTTTTAGAAGGCTTTAATCTTTTTAAAAAACTGGGGATGACTGCAATGATGGAGATGTGTGAGACTCTAGAGATGGAAAATATTGATAAAGGGGCTCCGATTTCTTCTAGTAATAGAACGTCAAAAAGTATTTTCTTTTTAAAAAAAGGAACTGTAAAAATTGTAAATACAGCTAACGATACAGTCAAGGATGTTGTTAAACGAGGGAATATCTTTGGAGAGTTAGTACTATACGATCAAGAAGCAGCAAAACAAGAAGTGGCTTATGCTTTAGAAGATTGTATTATTTGTTATATCGAATCGGAACGTATGGAAGTCCTAATCGAAAAACATAAATCCTTGAAAAATGGCGTACTTAAAATTTATGGATTAAGAATTAAAAAATTAGAAAGACGATTACACGATTTACTATATAAAGATAGTTCTGCAAGAATAAAAGATTTTATTATCGATTATTTAAATGAATTTGGTGAGAAAGATGACACCGGAAAGCGAGTCGCAAAAAACATATTAACGCATAAAGATATTGCTAACCTTACAAACACATCAAGACAAACCGTAAGTAATGTAATGAGTATAATGCGGAAAGAAGGGATGATTTTTTATGATGCCAATACCATTTCAAAATAA
- a CDS encoding ShlB/FhaC/HecB family hemolysin secretion/activation protein, whose amino-acid sequence MNKRLFNSLLSLFIVGFTYAQDEKSLPTTPISHSFYATGNLATSNTNQSNPVVTALAKALEKDTNATLLLLGNNVSNKGFLDQNTSKDNLKRYAKVLQPFSKRMHFIPGFSDWKSGLKGLKAQEEYLEDLFDNKNIFQPEKGCPLEKIEINDNVDLLILDSQWALEDWDNIPNINDHCDIKNKTEFYVEVEHEIIKSQGKTVLIAVYHPIATYGTYGHSYAFGIDPQNLNNKYYKEYSQRLLTIAQQSTNVVFLSGHEQNMQFIVDKKVPIIISGAGGEIKEAKKGKKSLGAFNEAGFTKIITYKNGAMWMAFYGESNAFLSPLFVSEIIKPIDEVVLPEFNETETPQYVDASIYKPEELDRSDFYKKLWGEHFREDYATDIHIKTALLDTLYGGLSIIRKGGGHQTNSLRLETKDGREFAMRSAKKSALRFIQYFLFKTEYLEPDVEDTYFIQLLQDYWTTANPYGSLTIGDLSDAIDIYHANTKMYYIPKQKALKNYNEAFGDKIYFIEERITDGHKAVASLGSTNTIESTTDLLDKLRRKDKIAINESLYIRTRLFDNIIGDFDRHADQWRWAVQEQEDGTDLYEPIPRDRDQAYADFDGFMLGALTALSPPMRFMQRYNGTYNSTRWFNDAGDDVDFAVLTKHTQEDWLREARFIKENLTTEVIDNAFSNFPKEIDQTKVARTKKALLERLAKVEENAVSLYEYLRSGVIITGTDKDDHFVITRKPNGITNVSIYRIKKGEKTDKYLDVDYDKSITNELWIYGLDDKDIFEVNGESNKYIKIKLIGGQNNDTYRINNKRNLRVFDQKSKPNTFETPVSKTLSDDYDLNTYYFKKNRRDVRNILPIIASNTDDGLRFGATLNYTKNSLHRNPFTAKHSLSVAYVTNTSGIDVDYSGEFANIFDKINLGIEGGYSSSNYTNNFFGFGNETPNFDDDLDLNFNRVRLQTLALAPSLIYRGYYGSVVKLGVSYEGIEAEKTPERFIAVSGVNPNVFEGQDFFGIESSYEYKNFDNPAMPKLGIGFKVTAGYKANFDEDRGFSYIIPELRLTKKIDQRGILVYATKLKAHFNLSDQFEFHQAASIGDGDGLRGFRQERFSGKSAFYHNSDIRLSLGKIRNAFIPVSYGLYGGFDYGRVWVENDNSNEWHTSPGGGVFFNIAGFTTANFGYFSSDEGGRLNILLSLAF is encoded by the coding sequence ATGAACAAAAGATTATTTAATTCGTTATTGTCCCTTTTTATCGTAGGTTTTACCTATGCGCAAGACGAAAAATCGCTACCCACGACACCAATATCCCACTCGTTTTATGCTACAGGTAATTTAGCGACTTCTAATACTAACCAAAGTAATCCTGTTGTTACCGCACTTGCTAAAGCATTAGAAAAAGATACAAATGCGACCTTATTACTATTGGGGAATAATGTCTCTAATAAAGGGTTTTTAGATCAAAATACTAGTAAAGATAATTTAAAGCGCTATGCAAAGGTATTACAACCATTTTCAAAGCGCATGCATTTTATTCCGGGTTTTTCAGATTGGAAATCGGGCTTAAAAGGGCTTAAAGCACAAGAAGAGTATTTGGAAGACCTTTTTGATAATAAAAATATTTTTCAACCAGAAAAAGGATGTCCTCTAGAAAAAATTGAAATTAATGACAATGTAGATTTGTTAATTTTAGATTCGCAATGGGCTTTGGAAGATTGGGATAACATTCCGAATATTAATGACCATTGTGATATCAAAAATAAAACAGAATTTTATGTTGAAGTCGAACATGAAATTATAAAAAGTCAAGGTAAAACAGTCTTGATAGCTGTTTATCATCCTATTGCGACTTATGGAACATATGGACATTCTTACGCGTTTGGTATTGATCCTCAAAATTTAAATAATAAATATTATAAGGAGTATAGTCAACGCTTATTAACTATTGCACAACAATCTACAAATGTCGTTTTTCTTTCTGGTCACGAACAAAATATGCAGTTTATTGTAGATAAAAAAGTGCCAATAATTATTAGTGGTGCAGGTGGAGAAATTAAGGAGGCTAAAAAAGGTAAAAAAAGTTTAGGAGCCTTTAATGAAGCTGGATTTACAAAAATAATAACATACAAAAATGGCGCGATGTGGATGGCGTTTTATGGTGAATCTAATGCGTTTTTATCGCCTTTATTTGTGTCCGAAATCATAAAACCAATTGATGAGGTCGTACTACCAGAATTTAACGAAACAGAAACACCACAATATGTTGATGCTTCTATATATAAACCAGAAGAGTTAGACCGTTCTGATTTTTATAAAAAGCTTTGGGGAGAGCACTTTAGAGAAGATTACGCAACAGATATACATATAAAAACAGCGCTTTTAGATACGTTATATGGTGGCTTGTCTATTATTAGAAAAGGAGGAGGGCACCAAACCAATTCACTACGTTTGGAAACAAAAGATGGACGCGAATTTGCTATGCGTTCAGCCAAAAAAAGTGCGTTACGCTTTATTCAATATTTTCTGTTTAAAACAGAATACTTAGAGCCAGATGTTGAGGATACTTACTTTATTCAATTATTACAAGATTACTGGACTACCGCAAACCCTTATGGAAGTTTAACTATTGGTGATTTATCTGATGCCATAGACATTTATCACGCTAATACTAAAATGTATTACATCCCAAAACAAAAAGCTTTAAAAAATTATAATGAAGCTTTTGGAGATAAAATTTATTTTATTGAAGAACGTATTACTGATGGCCATAAAGCAGTCGCTAGTCTAGGAAGTACTAATACCATAGAAAGTACGACCGACCTACTGGATAAGCTACGTAGAAAAGATAAAATAGCGATAAACGAGAGTTTATATATCAGAACTCGTTTATTCGATAATATTATTGGTGATTTTGACAGGCATGCAGACCAATGGCGTTGGGCAGTTCAAGAACAAGAGGATGGTACGGATTTGTATGAGCCTATTCCTAGAGATCGTGATCAAGCGTATGCTGATTTTGATGGTTTTATGCTGGGGGCTTTAACGGCTTTAAGTCCGCCAATGCGTTTTATGCAACGTTATAACGGAACCTATAATTCGACGCGCTGGTTTAATGATGCGGGAGATGATGTTGACTTTGCTGTATTGACTAAACATACACAAGAAGACTGGTTACGTGAAGCACGTTTTATAAAAGAAAACTTAACGACTGAAGTTATTGATAACGCTTTTAGTAATTTTCCTAAAGAAATAGATCAAACCAAAGTTGCAAGAACAAAAAAGGCCTTATTAGAACGGTTAGCAAAAGTTGAAGAGAATGCTGTTAGTCTATATGAATACCTCCGCTCTGGTGTTATTATAACAGGAACTGATAAAGATGATCATTTTGTAATCACACGTAAGCCAAACGGCATCACAAATGTTAGTATCTACCGCATTAAAAAAGGGGAGAAAACAGATAAGTATTTAGATGTCGATTATGATAAATCAATAACTAACGAATTATGGATTTATGGATTAGATGACAAAGATATTTTTGAAGTGAATGGAGAGAGTAATAAGTACATTAAAATCAAATTGATTGGGGGACAAAATAATGATACGTACCGCATCAATAACAAACGGAACCTTCGTGTATTTGATCAGAAATCAAAACCAAATACGTTTGAAACTCCAGTTTCTAAAACACTTTCTGATGACTATGATTTAAACACGTACTATTTTAAGAAAAACCGTAGAGATGTTAGAAACATCCTGCCTATTATCGCCTCTAATACCGACGATGGACTAAGATTTGGTGCGACTTTAAACTACACAAAAAATTCATTACATCGGAATCCTTTTACAGCTAAACATAGTTTAAGTGTGGCTTATGTTACTAATACCTCTGGTATTGATGTGGATTATTCAGGAGAATTTGCTAATATCTTTGATAAAATTAATCTTGGGATTGAAGGCGGCTATTCATCTTCAAATTATACGAATAATTTTTTCGGATTTGGAAATGAAACACCAAATTTTGACGATGACTTAGATTTAAATTTTAATAGAGTACGATTACAAACCTTAGCATTAGCACCATCATTAATTTATAGAGGCTATTATGGAAGTGTTGTAAAATTAGGAGTGAGTTATGAGGGGATTGAAGCAGAAAAAACACCGGAAAGATTTATAGCCGTGAGTGGTGTTAATCCTAACGTGTTTGAAGGTCAAGATTTTTTTGGAATAGAATCCTCTTACGAGTATAAGAATTTTGATAACCCTGCAATGCCTAAACTAGGCATAGGATTTAAAGTAACTGCAGGGTATAAAGCTAATTTTGATGAAGACAGAGGTTTTTCATACATCATACCAGAACTTAGATTGACAAAAAAAATTGACCAACGTGGAATTTTAGTATACGCGACAAAATTGAAGGCACATTTTAATTTAAGTGACCAGTTCGAGTTTCACCAAGCAGCGTCTATTGGAGATGGTGATGGGTTAAGAGGGTTTAGACAGGAACGTTTTAGTGGTAAAAGCGCCTTTTACCATAATTCGGATATAAGACTATCTTTAGGTAAAATACGTAATGCTTTTATACCAGTTTCTTATGGGCTTTATGGTGGGTTTGACTATGGACGTGTCTGGGTAGAAAATGATAACTCTAATGAATGGCATACGTCACCAGGTGGTGGTGTGTTTTTTAACATCGCAGGATTTACAACCGCTAACTTCGGCTATTTTAGTTCGGACGAAGGTGGACGATTAAATATATTACTAAGTCTAGCATTTTAA
- a CDS encoding DNA polymerase IV gives MQNNILHLDLDTFFVSCERLIDSRLQNRPLLVGGTGDRGVVAACSYETRGFGVHSGMSMKVARRLCPEATVIRGDASIYTKYSHLVTEIIKDKAPVFEKASVDEFYVDLSGMDKFYGCYKYASELRQSIIKNTGLPISFGLSANKIVSKVATGEAKPNNQLQIDSGFEKDFLAPLSIRKIPSVGEKTYQVLRGLGVDKISVIQQMPLEMMISALGANGRTIWKRAHGIDNPPLVPFYERKSLSTERTFGKDTIDMVKLRTTIFAMAENLAFQLRKGNKLAGTLSVKIRYSDFNTYTKQVKITYSSADHVIIPKVLELFEKLYQRRLLIRLVGVKISDIVTGNYQINLFDDTEDMLNLYNAMDAIRNRYGDLSVMRASAMGAKTIGRFNNPFNGEPPVLLAHRNQ, from the coding sequence ATGCAAAATAATATTTTACATCTAGATTTAGACACGTTTTTTGTCTCTTGCGAGCGACTAATAGATAGTCGTTTGCAAAACAGACCGTTACTAGTTGGCGGGACCGGTGATAGAGGTGTGGTCGCTGCGTGTAGTTATGAGACTAGAGGCTTTGGTGTACATTCTGGTATGTCCATGAAAGTGGCAAGACGTCTATGCCCGGAAGCCACAGTAATTAGAGGAGACGCGTCCATTTACACCAAATATTCGCATTTAGTAACCGAAATTATTAAAGACAAAGCACCCGTTTTTGAAAAAGCGAGTGTGGACGAGTTTTATGTTGATTTATCAGGCATGGATAAGTTTTATGGGTGCTATAAATACGCGTCAGAGTTACGTCAAAGCATCATTAAAAATACGGGGTTGCCAATTTCGTTTGGATTATCAGCCAACAAAATAGTATCTAAAGTGGCTACGGGAGAAGCAAAACCGAATAACCAATTACAGATAGATTCAGGATTTGAAAAAGATTTTTTAGCCCCATTATCCATTCGTAAAATACCATCGGTTGGCGAGAAAACATATCAGGTGTTAAGAGGTTTGGGAGTTGATAAAATTAGTGTCATCCAACAAATGCCACTAGAAATGATGATAAGTGCGCTTGGCGCGAATGGACGTACCATTTGGAAAAGAGCCCATGGTATTGATAATCCACCATTGGTCCCGTTTTATGAACGAAAATCCTTGTCTACAGAACGCACGTTTGGAAAAGATACCATCGATATGGTTAAGCTTAGAACCACCATTTTTGCTATGGCAGAAAATTTAGCCTTTCAATTAAGAAAAGGCAATAAACTAGCCGGAACATTAAGTGTCAAAATCAGGTATTCGGATTTTAATACGTACACCAAACAGGTTAAAATCACTTATTCTAGTGCAGACCATGTGATTATCCCAAAAGTATTAGAGCTGTTTGAAAAGCTATACCAACGCCGATTATTAATCCGTTTGGTAGGTGTTAAAATTAGCGATATAGTAACGGGGAATTACCAAATTAACCTTTTTGATGATACCGAAGACATGCTAAATCTATACAATGCAATGGATGCGATAAGAAACCGATATGGCGACTTAAGTGTTATGAGAGCCTCTGCAATGGGCGCCAAAACCATTGGTAGATTTAATAACCCGTTTAATGGCGAGCCTCCCGTTTTGTTAGCACACCGTAATCAATAA
- a CDS encoding XRE family transcriptional regulator, whose translation MNYISKNIKHLRSLKKLSQEGIAEELDVTRSRIGSYEENRSAPTIEFLIAFSDYFKIPIDILLRNDLTKAKDFSFIELNNQRVLFPITVDNDNENLIEVVPVKASAGYLAGYDDPEYIEQLQKIKLPFLPTGKHRAFPIKGDSMLPMKDGAFVIGRFVEDRSEIKSGRTYVLVTLNDGMVYKRVYNNIALNDSLLLISDNKVYNDYSVPISEVLEIWEFTCSINTQEYTQEELKISSILGMFNELGVELKALEKSLR comes from the coding sequence ATGAATTATATCTCTAAAAACATAAAACACCTAAGAAGTCTCAAAAAGCTGTCCCAAGAGGGTATTGCTGAAGAGTTAGATGTAACTAGATCACGTATTGGCTCTTACGAGGAAAATCGGTCTGCGCCTACTATCGAGTTTTTAATTGCGTTTTCCGATTACTTTAAAATACCTATAGATATTTTATTGCGTAATGACTTGACTAAAGCCAAAGACTTCTCGTTTATCGAGCTGAATAACCAACGGGTGCTGTTTCCGATAACGGTCGATAATGATAACGAAAATTTAATTGAAGTCGTTCCTGTAAAAGCTTCTGCTGGGTATTTAGCAGGGTATGACGATCCAGAATATATCGAGCAATTACAAAAAATAAAACTGCCTTTTTTACCCACCGGAAAACACCGTGCATTTCCTATTAAAGGAGACTCGATGCTACCCATGAAAGATGGCGCCTTTGTTATTGGTCGTTTTGTAGAAGATAGAAGCGAAATTAAAAGCGGTCGTACTTACGTATTAGTCACTTTAAACGATGGTATGGTTTACAAACGCGTGTATAATAACATTGCTTTAAACGACTCTTTATTACTAATTTCGGACAATAAAGTATACAATGATTATAGTGTTCCTATTTCTGAAGTTTTAGAGATTTGGGAATTTACTTGCAGTATTAACACTCAAGAATATACCCAAGAAGAATTAAAAATAAGTAGTATTCTAGGCATGTTTAATGAGTTGGGTGTCGAGTTGAAAGCTTTAGAGAAATCGTTACGATGA